A single genomic interval of Vibrio gallicus harbors:
- a CDS encoding zinc-binding alcohol dehydrogenase family protein: MKAIGYLTNLPINDAQSLMDIEIDKPSASGRDVLVQVESISVNPVDTKIRANVAPQSGYKVIGWDAVGSVVEVGDASSLFKVGDKVWYAGDLTRSGSNAEFQLVDERIVSHAPNSLSNAEAAALPLTTLTAWEMLFDRLQVSGDKRILIIGAAGGVGSIMVQLAKKLTKLHVIATASRPESVQWLKELGADQVIDHHQSLSEQLGGENCVDYIVSLNNTQQHLAQVYKIIKPQGKFGLIDDPSSFDIMPFKRKSVSVHWEFMYTRSMFETSDMQQQHVILDKVANMIDAGQIKTTLGEHFGTINAQNLKRAHGLLESMQARGKIVLEGF; this comes from the coding sequence ATGAAAGCGATTGGATACCTAACAAATTTACCGATTAATGACGCTCAATCTCTTATGGATATTGAGATTGATAAACCTAGCGCCAGTGGGCGTGATGTATTGGTGCAAGTGGAGTCAATTTCAGTAAACCCTGTAGATACTAAAATACGTGCCAATGTTGCCCCACAGAGCGGCTATAAAGTCATTGGTTGGGATGCCGTCGGTAGTGTGGTAGAAGTCGGTGATGCAAGTTCACTATTTAAGGTTGGAGATAAGGTATGGTATGCCGGCGATTTAACCCGCTCAGGTAGCAATGCTGAATTTCAATTAGTCGATGAAAGAATTGTCAGTCACGCGCCAAATTCATTGAGTAATGCAGAGGCTGCCGCGTTGCCACTTACGACCTTAACCGCGTGGGAAATGTTGTTTGACCGCTTACAGGTTAGTGGAGATAAACGCATTCTAATTATCGGCGCTGCTGGTGGAGTAGGGTCAATTATGGTTCAGCTTGCCAAGAAACTAACCAAGCTGCATGTGATAGCAACCGCCAGTCGTCCAGAATCTGTACAGTGGTTAAAAGAGCTTGGAGCGGACCAAGTGATTGACCACCACCAATCATTGTCTGAGCAGCTTGGCGGTGAGAATTGCGTGGATTATATCGTTAGCCTAAATAATACCCAGCAGCATTTAGCCCAGGTGTACAAGATTATTAAACCTCAAGGTAAATTTGGTCTAATTGATGACCCATCTAGCTTTGATATCATGCCGTTTAAGCGCAAAAGTGTGTCGGTGCATTGGGAGTTCATGTATACCCGTTCCATGTTCGAAACGTCAGATATGCAGCAGCAGCACGTTATCTTGGATAAGGTTGCTAACATGATAGACGCGGGACAAATTAAGACGACCCTCGGTGAACATTTTGGAACCATTAATGCGCAGAATTTAAAGCGCGCACACGGCTTGCTTGAGTCTATGCAGGCACGTGGAAAGATTGTTTTAGAAGGGTTCTAG
- a CDS encoding LysR family transcriptional regulator has protein sequence MKSLHDVRVFLETAKLGSLSAAARSLNQTPAAVSRTIQRLETELGVPLFIRSTRKLRLSPQGEQFLPRCQLGLSIFEQGIDELKQDDTELRGTISLSMPSDTGRGVLVRLIDQFMQLHPKVSIQLHLTDGHADLYRQNVDLAIRIGEPEDSSMVAMPLFRNNYRTLCASPAYLKQHSSITTPEQLVEHQCLCFTLHDKWHDQWQFTHHKSKQTQSVKVKGRRKSSDGHLVHQWAIDGYGIAYKSIIDIYQDLQSGRLVKVAPDWVGEDAPLYLVFTDKSQYSTIFKQLKQFLQQALIKNYPIKKGL, from the coding sequence ATGAAATCTTTGCATGACGTTCGCGTGTTTTTAGAAACCGCCAAACTTGGCAGCCTGTCAGCTGCGGCAAGAAGTTTAAATCAGACCCCAGCCGCAGTGAGTCGAACAATACAGCGCTTAGAAACTGAATTAGGTGTGCCGCTATTTATTCGCTCTACTCGCAAGCTGCGACTCTCGCCCCAAGGAGAGCAATTTCTTCCGCGTTGCCAATTGGGCCTAAGTATATTTGAACAAGGTATTGATGAGCTCAAGCAAGATGACACCGAATTGCGAGGGACGATTAGCCTCTCTATGCCCTCTGATACTGGTAGAGGAGTATTGGTTCGGTTAATTGATCAATTTATGCAATTGCATCCCAAGGTTAGTATTCAATTACACCTTACCGACGGGCATGCTGACCTATATCGGCAAAACGTAGATCTCGCCATTCGAATCGGCGAGCCAGAAGACTCAAGCATGGTTGCCATGCCACTATTTAGAAATAACTACCGAACATTGTGCGCTTCACCTGCATATCTCAAGCAACATTCGTCCATTACCACCCCTGAGCAGCTTGTAGAGCATCAGTGTCTCTGCTTCACTTTACACGACAAATGGCATGATCAATGGCAATTTACACACCATAAAAGCAAGCAAACACAATCAGTTAAGGTTAAAGGCAGGCGTAAATCTAGTGATGGGCACTTAGTTCATCAATGGGCAATTGATGGCTATGGAATTGCGTACAAATCGATAATCGATATTTATCAAGACCTACAAAGTGGACGTTTAGTTAAGGTCGCACCGGACTGGGTAGGAGAAGACGCGCCGTTATATCTCGTGTTCACCGATAAGTCGCAATACAGCACCATATTTAAACAACTTAAACAGTTTTTACAGCAAGCATTAATTAAAAACTACCCCATAAAAAAAGGGCTCTAA
- the serC gene encoding 3-phosphoserine/phosphohydroxythreonine transaminase: MEAVYNFSAGPAALPKAVMELAQQEFVDWNGLGRSVMEISHRSKEFIAVANQAEQDLRDLLAIPDNYKVLFCQGGARAQFSAIPLNLLGDKNKASYIDAGYWAVSAIDEANKYCDVQVFQATTEIDGKLAVVPASEWEIDPQAAYVHYCPNETIDGIEINDIPQTTLPIVADMSSTVLSRKIDVSKFGVIYAGAQKNVGPAGITIAIVRDDLLGLASKVLPSTLSYKLLADKDSMYNTPPTYAWYLSGLVFKWLKSIGGVEEIEKRNRRKAAALYKAIDDSSFYKNNVHADNRSLMNVPFQLAKPELDSLFLEQAEAKGLKALKGHRAVGGMRASIYNAMPEEGVQALIKFMHEFESKHA, encoded by the coding sequence ATGGAAGCGGTCTACAATTTTAGTGCAGGGCCAGCAGCCCTACCAAAAGCAGTTATGGAATTAGCTCAGCAGGAGTTTGTTGATTGGAATGGGCTTGGGCGTTCGGTTATGGAAATCAGCCATCGCAGCAAAGAGTTTATTGCCGTTGCAAATCAGGCTGAACAAGACCTTCGCGATTTATTGGCTATCCCTGATAATTATAAGGTTCTATTTTGCCAAGGCGGAGCGCGAGCTCAATTTTCGGCTATTCCGTTAAATCTATTGGGTGATAAGAACAAAGCAAGCTATATCGATGCAGGTTATTGGGCAGTGAGTGCTATTGATGAAGCGAACAAATACTGTGACGTACAGGTATTTCAAGCAACCACCGAAATCGATGGGAAACTCGCTGTAGTACCCGCATCAGAGTGGGAAATTGATCCCCAAGCCGCTTATGTACACTATTGCCCTAATGAGACTATCGATGGCATTGAGATCAATGACATACCACAGACTACGCTTCCAATCGTAGCGGATATGTCATCTACGGTTTTATCGCGCAAGATTGATGTGAGCAAATTCGGTGTGATTTATGCGGGGGCTCAAAAAAATGTTGGGCCTGCTGGTATCACAATTGCGATTGTACGCGATGATTTATTAGGACTTGCAAGCAAGGTTTTACCAAGCACGCTGAGCTATAAGCTGTTAGCTGACAAAGACTCTATGTATAACACGCCGCCCACTTATGCTTGGTATCTATCTGGTTTAGTCTTTAAGTGGTTAAAGTCTATCGGTGGCGTTGAAGAGATAGAGAAACGTAACCGTCGTAAAGCAGCTGCGTTATACAAAGCAATCGACGACTCAAGTTTTTATAAAAACAATGTGCATGCGGACAACCGTTCATTAATGAATGTACCTTTTCAACTGGCTAAACCTGAGCTTGATTCCCTGTTTCTTGAACAGGCTGAAGCTAAGGGCTTAAAGGCTTTAAAGGGGCACAGAGCTGTAGGTGGTATGCGTGCATCCATTTATAATGCAATGCCTGAGGAAGGTGTTCAAGCCTTGATTAAATTTATGCATGAGTTTGAAAGCAAACACGCATAG
- a CDS encoding YdgA family protein encodes MRQIKSIAAVGGAVALIGIWPLAVGQIGQTVFTDAIQHAANPDIKVELVQYDRGYLTSKATTRMVVVDPQLKAELTANKLPTSIVLKHDISHGIFSLTGQTHLEGHPQLMLTTQTQLNGNTEFHSDIPAQQFDFTDNGLDALVVGNSKLNGSISVLGKLDYEISVANIELDYKDGMVMSFNGLSSQGEGAFEQGMWLGEQTSGIDGFLLSDSERVSIAELSGMKYHLQTTEDKQSNTLQGQYHLTFDELHNADGEAKNLDLQFDATGFNKDAFVALSDMYKNSPVWTDQDTVQALPHLDDFLKTGFKLSLKNFSVDIDMGHFKSSWDLNLPANKDSSTQDVLKLIDHLDGDMHAFVSSDLVLAYPYIQQNLDELMIMEIATKTDEGYELNIQLKDGKLMFSNGKAVPVMSAVLPIFMQKH; translated from the coding sequence ATGCGACAAATTAAATCGATTGCCGCGGTAGGTGGTGCAGTAGCACTTATCGGTATCTGGCCTCTTGCAGTTGGCCAAATTGGTCAAACCGTATTTACTGATGCGATTCAACATGCAGCTAACCCTGACATTAAAGTAGAGCTAGTGCAATACGATAGAGGCTACCTAACCTCAAAGGCGACTACCCGCATGGTGGTGGTTGACCCTCAGCTTAAGGCTGAACTGACTGCCAATAAATTACCAACTAGTATAGTTCTAAAGCATGATATATCTCATGGGATATTTAGCCTAACCGGACAAACTCACCTTGAAGGTCACCCGCAGTTGATGCTAACCACGCAAACTCAACTCAATGGGAACACTGAATTTCACTCGGATATTCCGGCTCAACAGTTTGACTTTACAGATAATGGACTTGACGCCCTTGTGGTGGGAAATTCCAAGCTTAACGGCTCAATTTCGGTACTTGGTAAACTAGATTATGAAATAAGTGTCGCCAATATAGAGTTGGATTATAAAGATGGCATGGTTATGTCATTCAATGGCTTATCTAGTCAAGGGGAAGGTGCCTTTGAACAAGGTATGTGGCTTGGCGAGCAGACTTCTGGTATCGATGGATTTCTTCTAAGTGACTCTGAGCGCGTTAGTATTGCAGAATTGTCGGGTATGAAGTATCACTTACAAACGACAGAAGATAAACAAAGCAACACGTTACAAGGCCAATATCACCTTACATTTGATGAATTACACAATGCAGACGGTGAAGCAAAGAACCTTGATTTGCAATTTGATGCCACTGGCTTTAATAAAGACGCGTTCGTTGCACTATCCGATATGTATAAGAACAGCCCTGTATGGACTGATCAAGATACGGTGCAAGCGTTACCTCACCTCGATGATTTTTTAAAAACGGGCTTCAAATTATCCTTGAAAAACTTTAGTGTGGATATTGATATGGGCCACTTTAAGTCAAGCTGGGATCTTAACTTACCCGCAAATAAAGATTCATCGACACAAGATGTGTTGAAGCTGATTGATCATCTCGATGGAGATATGCATGCATTTGTATCGAGCGACTTAGTACTTGCATATCCATACATCCAGCAGAACCTTGACGAATTGATGATTATGGAAATCGCGACTAAGACTGATGAAGGCTATGAGTTAAACATCCAGCTTAAAGATGGCAAGCTGATGTTTTCAAATGGAAAAGCGGTACCAGTCATGTCAGCTGTATTGCCAATATTCATGCAAAAACATTAA
- a CDS encoding ATP-binding protein: MAQHCILCIESDPKSLQALQWVLNGFAKKFSLRFVKDQTSATQELTKIQQNGDHLALIIASQSKSTQAAELLVELEQHQSKARKLLLCEPTQLATILTAVNQGRLDHCFTKPIDIDEAITIVRKELTHYILDIPKLDWLSFGSVLDSQRIIRAHIDRRIHDYRQNFIKDYHSISDEELSEKVCSALQDFFSKGDETRALRQYSPSHLLTKEGESNEFLWFIIDGEIALYKKDEHNKSREVTRHGKGGIIGGMSFVTGEKSFSTAITYSATRVIKLSKQTFTKVMHSNSAILPLFTNLLLRHANRRLQRSINTKMRLEHTYESLAAAQAQLVENEKMVVLGQLVAGVAHELNNPIAAILRSSDTLKQEFSRQTNTFNPISLALGNQVLHRALQSNPIPTAEIRRQAKALSETIPDKKIAKQVVAMGLQQQLQTLSNTEYPLPKLISELEHFHTCGTTLRSIDVCSRRIANMVKSLKSYARSDEESIQTVDIHEGIEDTLVIFENRLKKLTVVRDYQDIPAISCQPIALQQVWTNLVANALDAMPEKGKLVVSTRLIKNSHIAVSFADSGCGIDSDLQQRIFDLNYTTKTEGDFGLGIGLSVCQQIIHRHQGEITVRSAKNSGTTMSVIIPYQMQ, translated from the coding sequence ATGGCTCAACATTGCATACTTTGTATTGAAAGTGACCCAAAATCATTGCAAGCACTGCAATGGGTACTTAATGGCTTTGCTAAAAAGTTCTCGCTCCGCTTTGTTAAAGACCAAACATCGGCAACCCAAGAGCTGACAAAAATCCAGCAAAATGGTGATCACCTTGCCCTTATCATTGCATCCCAGTCAAAATCAACCCAAGCTGCAGAACTGCTAGTTGAGCTTGAGCAGCATCAATCCAAAGCCAGAAAACTGTTGCTATGTGAACCCACTCAACTCGCCACTATCCTTACTGCAGTAAACCAAGGGCGACTTGATCACTGCTTTACCAAACCAATTGATATCGACGAAGCTATCACTATCGTTCGCAAAGAGCTTACCCATTACATCTTAGATATACCTAAACTAGACTGGTTATCTTTCGGGTCAGTGCTTGATAGCCAACGAATCATACGCGCCCATATTGATAGGCGAATTCATGATTATCGACAGAATTTCATTAAAGATTACCACTCAATCAGCGATGAAGAACTATCAGAAAAAGTATGCTCTGCATTACAAGATTTCTTTTCTAAGGGCGACGAAACCCGAGCACTGCGCCAATACTCCCCCTCCCACCTGTTGACTAAAGAAGGGGAAAGCAATGAATTTTTATGGTTTATTATTGACGGCGAGATAGCACTTTATAAAAAAGATGAACACAATAAGAGCCGCGAGGTAACCCGCCACGGTAAAGGCGGGATCATAGGCGGAATGTCATTTGTAACCGGTGAAAAGTCTTTTTCAACGGCCATTACCTACTCAGCAACTCGTGTAATAAAGCTAAGCAAACAAACCTTTACTAAGGTGATGCATTCAAACAGCGCTATCCTACCTTTGTTTACCAATCTTTTGCTTCGACATGCTAATCGACGCCTGCAAAGAAGCATCAATACTAAAATGCGCCTAGAGCATACCTATGAATCCTTAGCAGCTGCCCAAGCTCAACTGGTTGAAAATGAAAAAATGGTGGTTTTAGGCCAGTTGGTTGCCGGTGTCGCTCACGAACTCAACAATCCGATTGCAGCCATTTTGCGTAGCTCTGATACTTTAAAGCAGGAGTTTTCTCGACAAACCAACACATTCAACCCCATCAGTCTGGCGTTAGGCAATCAAGTACTGCACCGTGCTCTGCAATCTAACCCTATTCCAACTGCAGAAATACGGCGCCAAGCCAAGGCGCTCTCTGAGACTATTCCAGACAAAAAAATAGCAAAACAAGTCGTTGCTATGGGGTTGCAACAACAGCTGCAAACACTCAGCAATACGGAATATCCTTTACCTAAACTCATCTCTGAATTGGAGCATTTTCATACCTGTGGCACAACATTGCGTTCAATAGATGTTTGCTCGCGACGTATTGCAAACATGGTAAAAAGCTTAAAGAGCTACGCTCGCTCCGATGAAGAATCAATACAAACGGTCGACATCCACGAGGGCATAGAAGACACCTTAGTTATATTTGAAAATCGGCTAAAAAAACTTACCGTGGTCAGAGACTACCAAGATATTCCAGCCATATCCTGTCAACCTATTGCCTTGCAGCAAGTTTGGACCAACCTTGTTGCCAATGCCTTAGATGCAATGCCAGAAAAAGGGAAACTGGTTGTCTCGACGCGGTTGATTAAAAATAGCCATATAGCGGTTTCGTTTGCAGACTCTGGTTGTGGTATCGATTCTGATTTACAACAGCGAATCTTCGATCTCAATTACACCACGAAAACTGAGGGCGATTTTGGATTAGGAATTGGTCTATCTGTCTGCCAACAGATTATCCATCGGCATCAAGGAGAAATTACTGTGCGCTCAGCTAAAAACAGTGGCACGACGATGAGTGTAATCATCCCCTACCAAATGCAATAA
- a CDS encoding response regulator, which translates to MQKLLLLCVDDERDVLDSVIRDLEPFSPFCEIEAAESVAEARDVIDEYLSESTPLALILCDHIMPEESGIPFLIELNQNPDTRNSKKILVTGQADLEDTIQAVNNHCLDFYIAKPWQVELLQQTVKQHLTDYVIAHTNNPMQWVTYLDSRQILQAMAEKRTQFGE; encoded by the coding sequence ATGCAAAAACTACTACTACTTTGTGTCGATGACGAACGCGATGTGTTAGACAGCGTAATCCGAGATCTTGAGCCATTTTCTCCATTTTGTGAAATTGAAGCAGCAGAATCGGTTGCAGAGGCACGAGACGTTATCGATGAGTATCTAAGTGAATCTACACCACTGGCTTTGATTTTATGTGATCACATCATGCCTGAAGAGTCTGGAATTCCCTTTCTAATTGAGCTAAATCAGAACCCAGACACTCGCAATTCAAAAAAAATCTTAGTCACGGGACAAGCCGATCTTGAAGATACTATTCAAGCCGTAAACAACCACTGCTTAGATTTCTATATCGCCAAGCCTTGGCAGGTTGAGCTACTACAACAAACGGTAAAACAACACCTAACGGACTACGTTATTGCACATACAAATAATCCAATGCAGTGGGTGACCTACCTTGATAGTCGGCAGATCCTACAAGCGATGGCGGAAAAACGCACTCAGTTTGGCGAATAA
- a CDS encoding DUF4250 domain-containing protein, which translates to MDLSNLKNWDGNILLGIVNEKLRLECDSVEELASVYDLDVTVLADKLGHVGFTYDPLTNQFKSHQF; encoded by the coding sequence ATGGATTTGAGTAATTTAAAAAACTGGGATGGCAATATTTTGCTGGGTATTGTTAATGAAAAGCTTAGGCTTGAGTGTGACAGTGTAGAAGAACTGGCTAGCGTGTATGACTTAGACGTGACGGTTTTAGCAGATAAGTTGGGGCATGTGGGCTTTACCTATGACCCGTTGACTAATCAGTTTAAGTCGCATCAATTTTAA
- a CDS encoding BamA/TamA family outer membrane protein — MNTTCCKSFAIACSIVSFDSIATTFTDPIDGMLDMGEYLAENAYGFLPIPIIITEPAIGYGGGFAGMFLHETETQRENRKQLALQSLEGGAQLIPPAVTIAGGAATENGTWFALIGHRRVWKEDSIRYLGGIGAGKAVMDFYPFANAAGDIKNLGLQIETEGVGGIQKLQFRIPDTSLFLGVQQFYANSEVHVGSIVPEPIKVNKSTTSGLGVNLEYDAKNSFFFPTSGWDLNLEYLWFRDGIGSDNDYDTLLLESSAYIPLADNWTLAFGVEYNSLTTDEVRLPPLAYPDISLRGIPVNRYQGNYTSAYQSQVMWQVTPRWNVSLFAGVGGASGIGRASEGASQMFDNLHYAYGAGFRYMIARRYGLHYGMDFGFSESDSAFYFNVGSGL; from the coding sequence ATGAACACCACTTGTTGTAAATCCTTTGCTATTGCCTGTTCTATTGTTTCTTTTGATAGCATAGCCACCACATTTACCGATCCTATTGATGGGATGCTGGATATGGGGGAATACTTAGCCGAAAACGCGTATGGATTTTTGCCTATCCCCATTATTATCACTGAACCTGCGATTGGCTATGGCGGTGGGTTTGCGGGTATGTTTTTACACGAAACAGAAACTCAACGAGAAAACCGTAAGCAGCTTGCGCTGCAATCATTGGAAGGTGGTGCGCAACTTATTCCACCGGCGGTTACCATTGCAGGAGGCGCGGCAACCGAGAATGGAACCTGGTTTGCGCTCATAGGGCATCGACGCGTTTGGAAAGAAGACAGTATTCGCTATCTCGGCGGAATAGGGGCTGGTAAGGCAGTCATGGACTTTTATCCCTTCGCCAACGCTGCTGGTGATATAAAGAACCTTGGCTTACAGATAGAGACTGAAGGCGTAGGGGGTATACAGAAGCTGCAATTTCGGATACCGGATACCTCATTATTTCTTGGGGTTCAGCAATTCTACGCTAATAGTGAGGTGCATGTGGGCAGCATTGTCCCTGAGCCGATTAAGGTTAATAAATCAACGACGTCAGGCTTGGGTGTCAATCTTGAATATGATGCAAAAAACAGCTTTTTTTTCCCCACTTCTGGTTGGGACCTAAACCTAGAATATCTATGGTTTAGAGATGGTATCGGTAGTGACAATGATTACGATACCCTTTTGCTTGAGAGTTCAGCGTATATCCCTTTAGCCGATAACTGGACCCTGGCCTTCGGTGTTGAGTATAACTCCTTAACCACAGACGAAGTGCGCTTGCCGCCATTAGCATACCCCGATATCTCTTTAAGGGGCATCCCAGTTAACCGCTATCAAGGTAATTATACGAGTGCCTATCAATCACAGGTTATGTGGCAGGTTACACCGCGTTGGAATGTATCGCTATTTGCTGGGGTTGGTGGAGCGAGCGGGATAGGTCGTGCCAGTGAGGGAGCATCACAAATGTTCGATAATCTGCACTATGCCTATGGAGCTGGCTTTCGTTACATGATTGCTCGTCGTTATGGTCTGCATTACGGAATGGATTTCGGTTTCAGCGAAAGTGACAGTGCCTTTTATTTTAATGTCGGATCAGGCTTGTAA
- a CDS encoding YgiQ family radical SAM protein: MHNTITPIHQHKKYWAECFGIAPFLPTTRKEMDALGWDSCDIIIVTGDAYVDHPSFGMAIIGRLLEAQGFRVGIIAQPKWNNKDDFMTLGKPNLFFGITAGNMDSMINRYTSDRKLRHDDAYTPNNEGGKRPDRATLVYSQRCKEAYKEVPIVLGGIEGSLRRIAHYDYWSDKVRRSVLFDAKADLLLFGNAERALIEVAHRLADGEQMADLTNIRGTAVNLIEVPQRYKVIDSSRIEKPGKAFVPINPYIVDDSCTDKASDQAEVVEIKPAIARTTRHDAENSVVRLPSFEKLRNDRILYAHASRIMHLETNPYSGRALIQKHGDRELWVNQPPIPLSTEEMDYVFGLPFARVPHPGYGKAKIPAYEMIKTSVNIMRGCFGGCSFCSITEHEGRIIQNRSQESILEELEDIKRKVPGFTGTISDLGGPSANMYRLGCSVPKAEETCRRPSCVFPGICSKLNTDHRHTIDLYRAARKVKGIKKVLIASGVRYDLAIESPEYVKELVTHHVGGYLKIAPEHTEKGPLDKMMKPGMGTYDRFKEMFEKFSKEAGKKQYLIPYFISAHPGTEDEDMLNLAMWLKSNDFECDQVQNFYPSPMCNATAMYYSETNPLKRVKYKQREDVPVAKGERQRRLHKALLRYHDPANWPLIREALIAMGKKYLIGDKPGCLVPEEDQDKSTPAQRRKSGRHGANRFATKHTKNQPDIRNPKSNPRPNKNKPNGTSQNSDKQGQKNSGNTQGNNKPAAKGSYQGKPAKPKRRR, encoded by the coding sequence ATGCACAACACTATTACTCCAATCCATCAGCACAAAAAATATTGGGCTGAGTGCTTCGGCATCGCACCATTTCTACCGACAACTCGTAAGGAGATGGACGCATTAGGTTGGGACAGTTGTGACATTATTATTGTTACCGGCGATGCTTACGTTGACCATCCAAGCTTTGGAATGGCTATTATTGGTCGCCTTCTTGAGGCACAAGGATTTCGAGTTGGGATCATTGCCCAGCCTAAATGGAACAATAAAGACGACTTTATGACACTCGGTAAACCAAACCTATTCTTTGGTATTACCGCAGGCAACATGGACTCAATGATCAACCGTTATACCTCTGATCGTAAATTGCGCCACGATGACGCCTATACCCCAAATAACGAAGGTGGCAAGCGACCAGACCGTGCTACTCTCGTCTATTCTCAGCGTTGTAAAGAAGCCTATAAAGAAGTGCCTATTGTATTAGGTGGTATTGAAGGCAGCCTACGCCGAATCGCGCACTATGATTACTGGTCAGATAAAGTAAGACGCTCAGTATTATTCGATGCTAAAGCCGACTTACTGTTATTTGGTAACGCCGAACGTGCATTGATTGAAGTTGCTCATCGTTTGGCAGACGGTGAACAAATGGCCGATCTAACCAACATTCGTGGTACTGCGGTCAACCTTATTGAGGTTCCACAGCGCTACAAGGTAATCGATTCCAGCCGAATTGAAAAACCAGGTAAAGCCTTTGTTCCTATCAATCCGTATATAGTCGATGATTCATGTACCGATAAAGCAAGCGATCAAGCAGAAGTTGTGGAAATTAAACCCGCAATTGCTCGTACTACGCGCCACGATGCAGAAAACTCCGTGGTGCGACTGCCATCGTTCGAAAAATTAAGAAATGACCGTATTCTTTACGCTCACGCCAGCCGTATTATGCATCTCGAAACCAATCCTTATTCGGGAAGAGCATTGATACAAAAACATGGTGACCGTGAGTTGTGGGTCAATCAGCCCCCTATTCCTCTGTCTACAGAAGAGATGGATTATGTATTTGGGCTTCCTTTTGCTCGCGTACCGCATCCTGGTTATGGCAAAGCCAAAATACCCGCATACGAAATGATTAAGACCTCAGTTAACATCATGCGTGGCTGTTTTGGTGGTTGTTCATTCTGTTCAATTACAGAGCACGAAGGGCGTATTATTCAGAATCGTTCTCAAGAATCCATCTTAGAAGAGCTAGAAGATATTAAGCGTAAAGTGCCTGGTTTTACAGGCACAATCTCTGATCTCGGAGGGCCTAGTGCCAACATGTATCGCCTTGGCTGTAGCGTTCCAAAAGCCGAAGAAACCTGCCGCCGACCATCTTGTGTATTTCCTGGGATCTGTAGCAAACTCAATACTGACCATAGACATACTATCGATCTTTACCGCGCAGCGCGTAAAGTTAAAGGCATCAAAAAAGTATTGATAGCCTCCGGTGTTCGTTATGATTTAGCGATTGAATCTCCGGAGTATGTTAAAGAGCTCGTTACCCATCACGTAGGTGGCTATCTAAAGATTGCACCAGAGCATACTGAAAAAGGCCCTCTAGATAAGATGATGAAGCCCGGTATGGGCACCTATGACCGCTTTAAAGAGATGTTTGAAAAATTCTCCAAAGAAGCGGGTAAAAAACAATATCTTATCCCATATTTTATCTCGGCCCATCCAGGGACTGAAGATGAAGACATGCTTAACCTAGCAATGTGGCTCAAGTCGAATGATTTTGAGTGTGATCAGGTACAGAACTTTTATCCATCGCCAATGTGTAACGCTACCGCGATGTATTACTCAGAAACCAATCCACTAAAACGCGTTAAATATAAACAACGTGAAGATGTACCGGTTGCTAAAGGTGAGCGTCAGCGCCGCTTACACAAAGCACTACTTCGTTATCACGATCCGGCAAACTGGCCTTTAATTCGTGAAGCACTGATTGCAATGGGCAAAAAATACCTTATCGGGGATAAGCCCGGTTGTCTTGTACCTGAAGAAGATCAAGATAAATCAACCCCAGCTCAACGCCGTAAATCAGGGCGTCATGGTGCTAATCGCTTTGCAACCAAGCACACCAAAAACCAACCTGATATTCGCAATCCGAAATCCAATCCGCGACCGAATAAAAACAAGCCCAATGGCACCAGTCAAAACAGCGATAAGCAAGGACAAAAAAACTCAGGCAATACTCAGGGTAATAATAAGCCAGCTGCAAAAGGCTCATATCAAGGTAAGCCTGCAAAGCCAAAACGCAGAAGATAA